In one Mucilaginibacter ginsenosidivorax genomic region, the following are encoded:
- a CDS encoding ABC transporter permease codes for MIKNYFKTAYRSLWKNKGFTAINVLGLSVGLAACLLIVLYVADELSYDRYNTNADRIYRITVNAKLNGREGSYASSEAPLAAAIKDLPSIEKITRLIPNTALFFSPQKFSIRKGNENLQEKRVVFAESSLFDVFTLPIIDGSATNVLTEPHTAVITESTAKKYFNKTNVVGQTFTMNDTSTYKITAVIKDVPAASHFHYDFFLSFSSIPESKVSSWGYSGMRNYLLVKPGTNIKNLETQIRNIEIKNSMAPPSTWTTNGNYLNTELKPLLNIHLRSDSQYELEKNGSIQYVYIFSVVALFILLIACVNFMNLSTARSSNRAKEVGVRKVLGSARKYLIAQFLTESVMVTLVSTITAVILAIVLMPVFNKMAGKQLAITSQTLTWLLPALLVIVLVIGSLAGSYPALFLSAFRPIEVLKGKIANGFKGGLLRSFLVVFQFSISIFLIIGTIVIYNQLNYIHNKNLGFDRSEVLVIKNTGVLGKQAAILKQQLKQLPGVVNATMTAFLPVGDDRNVTGLFPDRVIDIKKDMLSEFWPVDEDYISTMGIKMIDGRNFNKQMATDTAAIIVNEAFVKMYGQKQPLDKTVYRDTYGVQPYHIVGVMKDFNFNSLHDKINPVVLYYSEDRGAISLRVKTANIMGLMSQIESKWKELSPNQRFSYSFMDEDFDATYSSERRIGQIFISFSTLAILIACLGLFGLAAYAAEQRNKEIGIRKVLGASVTSIVSMLSKDFIKLVLVAIVIASPLAWLAMNKWLQDFAYRANFQWWILAMAGGVAILIAFVTISFQSIKAALSNPVKSLRSE; via the coding sequence ATGATAAAAAATTACTTTAAAACCGCTTACCGCAGCCTTTGGAAAAACAAAGGCTTTACGGCTATAAATGTGCTGGGGCTGTCTGTTGGATTGGCTGCATGTTTGCTTATTGTATTATATGTAGCAGATGAATTGAGTTACGACAGGTATAACACCAATGCCGATAGGATTTACCGCATTACAGTAAATGCAAAGCTAAACGGTAGGGAAGGGTCATACGCATCGTCAGAGGCCCCTTTAGCAGCCGCGATAAAAGATTTGCCCAGCATCGAAAAAATAACCCGTTTGATCCCTAACACAGCGCTGTTTTTTTCACCACAAAAGTTTTCGATTCGTAAGGGGAACGAAAATCTTCAGGAAAAACGTGTTGTGTTTGCCGAGTCGAGCCTGTTTGATGTATTTACTTTACCTATAATTGATGGCAGCGCAACCAATGTTTTAACAGAACCACATACAGCGGTTATCACCGAAAGTACGGCCAAAAAATATTTTAATAAAACCAACGTAGTAGGGCAAACATTCACTATGAATGATACCAGTACCTACAAAATTACTGCTGTAATTAAAGATGTGCCTGCAGCTTCGCATTTTCATTATGATTTCTTTTTGTCATTTTCTTCAATTCCCGAAAGCAAGGTAAGCTCCTGGGGCTACAGCGGTATGCGTAATTACCTGTTGGTAAAACCAGGCACCAACATTAAAAACCTGGAAACTCAGATCCGGAACATCGAAATCAAAAACTCGATGGCACCGCCGTCAACCTGGACAACAAACGGAAACTATTTGAATACAGAGTTGAAACCCTTGCTTAATATTCACCTGAGATCTGACAGCCAGTACGAACTGGAAAAAAATGGCAGCATTCAGTACGTATACATATTTTCCGTCGTGGCCCTGTTTATACTGCTTATAGCTTGTGTTAATTTCATGAATCTTTCAACCGCCCGTTCATCAAACCGGGCCAAAGAGGTTGGGGTACGCAAGGTATTAGGTTCGGCACGTAAATACCTTATCGCCCAGTTTTTAACCGAGTCTGTTATGGTTACGCTGGTATCAACTATAACAGCTGTTATTTTAGCCATTGTGCTGATGCCTGTTTTTAACAAGATGGCGGGTAAGCAACTGGCAATAACGTCACAAACGTTAACATGGCTTTTGCCGGCCTTGCTGGTGATTGTTTTGGTAATTGGTTCTTTGGCGGGCTCTTATCCGGCATTGTTCCTATCCGCTTTTCGCCCAATTGAAGTATTGAAGGGTAAAATTGCCAACGGCTTTAAGGGAGGGCTGCTTCGTAGTTTTCTGGTAGTATTTCAGTTTTCAATTTCGATATTCCTGATCATAGGTACTATAGTTATCTATAATCAGCTTAATTACATCCACAATAAAAATCTTGGTTTTGATAGGAGCGAGGTGCTGGTGATAAAAAATACCGGTGTACTGGGCAAACAGGCAGCCATATTAAAACAACAACTGAAACAACTGCCCGGTGTGGTAAACGCAACCATGACGGCATTTTTGCCGGTTGGTGACGACAGGAATGTTACAGGCCTGTTTCCCGACCGCGTAATAGATATTAAAAAAGACATGCTTTCGGAGTTTTGGCCTGTTGATGAAGATTACATCAGCACCATGGGCATCAAAATGATTGATGGCCGCAACTTTAACAAGCAAATGGCCACAGATACGGCCGCTATTATAGTTAACGAGGCATTTGTGAAGATGTACGGACAAAAACAACCACTTGATAAAACCGTCTACCGCGATACTTATGGGGTACAACCTTATCATATTGTTGGCGTAATGAAGGATTTTAACTTCAATTCGCTGCATGATAAAATTAATCCGGTGGTGTTGTATTATAGTGAAGACAGGGGCGCTATTAGCTTGAGGGTTAAAACGGCAAACATCATGGGGCTCATGAGCCAGATAGAAAGCAAATGGAAAGAACTTTCGCCAAATCAACGTTTCTCCTACTCTTTTATGGATGAAGATTTTGATGCCACCTACAGTTCAGAAAGGCGCATAGGCCAGATCTTTATCTCATTTAGCACGCTGGCCATCCTGATAGCCTGCCTTGGCTTGTTTGGCCTTGCGGCTTACGCCGCCGAGCAGCGCAATAAGGAAATAGGCATCCGTAAAGTTTTGGGCGCCAGTGTAACCTCTATCGTTAGCATGTTGTCAAAAGATTTTATAAAGCTGGTATTGGTGGCCATAGTAATAGCATCGCCATTGGCCTGGCTGGCCATGAATAAATGGCTGCAGGACTTTGCTTACCGCGCTAACTTCCAATGGTGGATATTGGCGATGGCAGGCGGAGTAGCCATTTTGATAGCTTTTGTAACCATCAGTTTCCAATCCATCAAAGCCGCGTTAAGCAACCCGGTTAAAAGTTTAAGATCGGAATGA
- a CDS encoding ABC transporter permease produces MIKNYFKIAWRNLYKQKAFSLIHILGLTMGITVCLMIFLYIMNEFSVDKFHKQGKNIYRVMRGFDPAQPRVPYLSGPYAPALLNDFPQDIKMAVRVSPQNNLVSFGEKAFNEKKVYAVDAGFFKLFTFPLLKGDGATALDNPNSVVLTETTAKKYFGSADNAIAKVVQFDKQLNLKVTGVAKDVPSNSHLDFDMVMPIANYTKNQGFNVWINNGLFVYVLLNKHASQTALESRFKQFMDKYMGKDMQKFGAKFDLALTPLNDIYFEQYSAFDNVKHGDKTVVFIFISIAALIMLIACINFMNLATIRAVERSKEVGMRKVMGALRNHLIWQFIGESLMLALISCALSIGLLLLLMPFYNQLLGYSLTVSWNSAPIWLFLSGVILIVGVLAGSYPAIFMSAFSPIQALKGKLKLGKGGSIFRQGLVVLQFSISVMLIIGTIVIVNQMHYIKSKSLGYDKEQTLVIKIDNNDIYDHRKAFKDELQNSGAVSSVSLMSGEPGGFYDVHAFDAEGQQAIFKSRTEFADFEYVKTLGLKVIAGRDFSPEFATDTTNSVLINRTCAKELGFSPQQAIGKWIKNRGRDDKKRNVVGVVEDFNFLSLKENMDALVIAPNDDRRVIVIKLKPGNIPASVAAVKNIYTKVAPVYPFEYTFLDQKFDTTYKTDIRQQTMLTIFSGLAIFIACLGLFGLASFTATKRTKEIGVRKVLGSSVQNILILISKDLLKPVLLATVIAMPIGYYCMNKWLQSFAYKTPLHWWIFVLAAFLTFVIALATISFQSLKAALMNPIKSLRSE; encoded by the coding sequence ATGATCAAGAATTATTTTAAAATAGCCTGGCGGAACCTTTACAAGCAGAAGGCGTTTTCGCTGATCCATATCCTGGGGTTAACCATGGGCATTACCGTGTGCCTGATGATTTTCCTGTATATTATGAATGAGTTTAGTGTTGATAAATTTCATAAGCAGGGCAAAAATATTTACCGCGTAATGCGTGGTTTTGATCCTGCACAGCCGAGGGTACCGTACCTGTCGGGGCCGTATGCGCCGGCTTTGCTGAACGACTTTCCGCAGGATATCAAAATGGCGGTACGCGTATCGCCGCAAAATAACCTGGTGTCATTTGGCGAAAAGGCTTTTAACGAAAAGAAAGTTTACGCTGTAGATGCCGGCTTTTTTAAGCTGTTTACTTTCCCGCTTTTGAAAGGCGATGGTGCAACTGCGCTGGATAATCCCAATAGCGTGGTACTTACAGAGACTACCGCCAAAAAATACTTCGGCTCGGCCGATAATGCCATAGCCAAGGTAGTGCAGTTTGATAAGCAACTGAACCTGAAAGTTACCGGAGTGGCCAAAGACGTACCATCAAACTCGCACCTTGATTTTGATATGGTAATGCCGATAGCCAATTACACTAAAAACCAGGGTTTTAATGTTTGGATTAATAACGGGCTGTTTGTATATGTGCTGCTGAACAAGCATGCCAGCCAAACAGCGCTCGAGAGCCGGTTTAAGCAGTTTATGGATAAATACATGGGCAAGGATATGCAAAAATTCGGTGCCAAATTCGATCTGGCTTTAACCCCGCTGAATGACATTTATTTTGAGCAATATTCGGCCTTTGATAATGTAAAGCATGGCGACAAAACGGTAGTATTCATCTTTATATCCATAGCGGCGCTTATTATGCTTATCGCCTGTATCAACTTCATGAACCTGGCCACCATAAGGGCCGTTGAGCGTTCAAAAGAAGTGGGCATGCGCAAAGTAATGGGGGCGTTGCGTAATCATTTAATCTGGCAGTTTATTGGCGAGTCGTTGATGCTGGCGCTCATTTCGTGCGCGTTGTCAATTGGTTTACTGTTGCTGCTGATGCCATTTTACAACCAGTTGCTGGGCTATTCCTTAACCGTATCATGGAATAGTGCACCTATCTGGCTGTTCCTGTCTGGCGTTATTTTGATAGTAGGCGTTTTAGCGGGAAGTTATCCGGCCATATTTATGTCGGCGTTTTCGCCAATACAGGCATTAAAGGGTAAATTGAAGCTGGGTAAAGGCGGTAGCATTTTCAGGCAGGGCCTGGTGGTATTGCAATTCAGTATTTCGGTGATGCTTATCATCGGCACTATTGTTATCGTAAACCAGATGCATTACATCAAAAGTAAATCGTTGGGTTATGATAAAGAACAAACGCTGGTGATCAAGATAGATAACAACGATATTTATGATCACCGCAAAGCCTTTAAGGATGAATTGCAAAACTCGGGTGCCGTATCATCGGTCTCGCTGATGTCGGGCGAGCCGGGTGGGTTTTATGACGTGCACGCATTTGATGCTGAAGGCCAACAGGCTATTTTTAAATCGCGTACCGAATTTGCCGATTTTGAATACGTAAAAACTTTAGGTTTAAAGGTAATTGCGGGCCGTGATTTCTCGCCGGAATTTGCTACTGATACTACCAACTCGGTACTCATTAACCGCACCTGCGCCAAAGAACTGGGTTTTTCGCCACAGCAAGCTATAGGCAAGTGGATTAAAAACCGGGGCAGGGATGATAAAAAGCGTAATGTAGTGGGCGTGGTTGAGGATTTTAACTTTCTTTCGCTTAAAGAAAATATGGATGCGCTGGTCATTGCGCCAAATGACGACAGGAGGGTAATTGTTATCAAACTAAAACCAGGCAATATCCCCGCATCGGTGGCTGCGGTAAAAAATATTTATACCAAAGTAGCTCCGGTTTATCCTTTTGAATATACTTTTTTAGATCAGAAATTCGATACCACATATAAAACAGATATCAGGCAGCAAACTATGCTCACTATCTTTTCGGGTCTGGCTATTTTTATTGCCTGCCTTGGTTTATTTGGGCTGGCTTCATTTACAGCCACAAAACGCACCAAAGAAATCGGCGTACGCAAAGTATTAGGATCATCGGTGCAAAACATCCTTATCCTGATCTCAAAAGACCTGCTTAAACCGGTATTGCTGGCAACTGTAATAGCTATGCCCATAGGTTATTACTGTATGAATAAATGGCTGCAAAGTTTCGCCTACAAAACTCCGCTGCACTGGTGGATTTTTGTGCTGGCTGCATTTTTAACTTTTGTGATAGCACTGGCTACCATCAGTTTTCAATCATTGAAAGCAGCGCTGATGAACCCGATAAAGAGTTTAAGGAGTGAGTAG
- a CDS encoding ABC transporter permease, whose translation MNTKLAWRNLKKNKLYAFINILGLTIGIASCLLIGIYIKHELSYDNFQANGDRIVRATMEYEHSGGAQQIAVTGTKAGPQFKRMMPRVEAYVRTLKSSAIVSYADKVFEEKSLLYADANFFKVFSFKLTDGDITSVLNAPDKIVITQKAAQKYFGGQQAIGKVLKVGSKTFTVSAVAQDVPSNSQIQYDFVLPFSLYLDRNGPEQWWSANNMTYLLLNSKDDVIPLQKEIKNYMADVSKNELKMTGHEYLTFNIQPLKDVHLHGNMPDEFEPGGSITYIYIMLAVAVLILLIACVNYVNLAIAQSAGRGGEIGVRKVMGAGKGELFWQFITESIFTAVIAAVLAVALAAFVLPLFNNISGKQLQLSAFGNPVILVGLAVLSLFIGFAAGAYPAILLSGANLAKILKSGFSFTSGQNVRKSLIVFQFVISIFLIISTVIILQQLSYIRNKDVGYNKSNVVVLPIDSKILPQLDALEKGLSLVPGVRQVAAANNEPINVGWGDVIKTNDGKKISVNAIPVDENFVKTIQLKMIAGSDYTHADLMTLDTSNNYKNYRYSFILNESAVKALGWTPEQAIGKTIDKNTPGVIKGVVKDFNFKTFHDPITPLVLFLNDDQLYNVFVRIDGNNTSQTIAELGKVWKSRISHRPFDYRFLDDDYDALYRTEQRTAGVFTTFSVLAILLACLGLFAITAFAVVQRTKEIGIRKVLGASIANIIMLIAKDFLALVVVATIIASPIAWYISSKWLQDFAYRIDIQWWVFVITGIAALLVAAVTVSIQSTKAALANPVKSLKSE comes from the coding sequence ATGAATACCAAATTAGCGTGGCGTAATTTAAAAAAGAACAAGCTGTATGCGTTCATTAACATTCTGGGTTTAACTATAGGTATTGCCAGTTGTCTGCTTATTGGCATCTATATTAAGCACGAACTCAGTTACGATAACTTTCAGGCCAACGGCGATAGAATAGTGCGGGCTACTATGGAGTATGAACACTCTGGCGGAGCCCAGCAGATTGCTGTTACCGGAACCAAAGCCGGGCCGCAATTTAAGCGGATGATGCCAAGGGTTGAAGCGTATGTGCGCACCCTCAAAAGTTCGGCTATAGTAAGTTATGCAGATAAGGTTTTTGAAGAGAAAAGCCTTTTATACGCCGATGCTAATTTTTTTAAAGTGTTTTCGTTTAAGCTGACAGATGGCGATATCACTTCAGTTTTAAATGCACCGGATAAAATTGTTATCACCCAAAAAGCTGCCCAAAAGTATTTTGGCGGGCAACAGGCCATAGGCAAGGTGTTAAAGGTTGGATCAAAAACATTCACCGTTTCGGCTGTTGCCCAGGATGTACCCTCTAACTCGCAGATCCAGTACGATTTTGTGCTGCCCTTTAGCTTGTATCTGGACCGGAACGGGCCCGAGCAATGGTGGTCGGCTAATAACATGACCTACCTGTTGCTGAACAGCAAAGATGATGTTATACCGCTGCAGAAGGAGATAAAAAACTACATGGCCGATGTGAGCAAAAACGAGTTAAAGATGACAGGCCATGAGTACCTCACTTTCAATATCCAACCGCTAAAAGATGTTCATTTGCATGGTAATATGCCCGATGAATTTGAACCGGGTGGCAGCATTACCTATATATACATTATGCTGGCTGTGGCGGTGCTGATATTGCTGATAGCTTGCGTCAATTATGTAAACTTGGCTATTGCCCAATCGGCAGGCAGGGGTGGCGAAATAGGGGTGCGTAAAGTAATGGGAGCCGGCAAGGGCGAACTATTTTGGCAATTTATTACCGAATCTATATTCACGGCTGTTATTGCCGCCGTGTTAGCAGTGGCATTGGCTGCTTTTGTATTGCCTTTATTTAATAACATTTCGGGCAAACAGTTGCAGCTATCGGCATTCGGTAACCCGGTAATATTGGTTGGCCTGGCTGTTTTAAGCTTGTTTATCGGCTTTGCAGCTGGTGCATATCCGGCTATATTATTATCTGGCGCAAACCTGGCGAAAATCCTGAAATCGGGTTTTTCTTTTACCTCCGGGCAAAATGTGCGTAAATCGTTAATCGTGTTCCAGTTTGTGATCTCTATTTTCCTGATCATATCTACGGTTATCATCTTGCAGCAATTGTCGTACATCCGCAACAAGGATGTAGGCTACAACAAAAGCAACGTAGTGGTATTGCCCATCGATTCCAAAATCCTTCCACAACTGGACGCCCTTGAAAAGGGGCTGAGCCTGGTGCCTGGCGTTCGGCAGGTAGCTGCAGCCAATAACGAACCCATTAACGTAGGCTGGGGCGATGTTATTAAAACTAACGATGGTAAAAAGATCTCGGTAAATGCCATTCCTGTTGACGAAAACTTTGTAAAAACCATCCAGTTGAAAATGATAGCCGGCAGCGATTACACCCATGCCGATTTGATGACGCTGGATACATCTAATAATTACAAAAACTACCGCTACTCCTTCATCCTGAATGAATCGGCCGTAAAAGCGCTTGGCTGGACACCTGAGCAGGCTATAGGTAAAACCATCGACAAAAATACCCCCGGTGTAATTAAAGGCGTGGTAAAGGATTTCAACTTTAAAACTTTCCATGATCCGATCACCCCGCTGGTATTATTCCTGAATGACGATCAGTTGTACAACGTTTTTGTGCGCATAGATGGTAATAATACATCCCAAACCATTGCCGAACTGGGCAAGGTTTGGAAAAGCCGCATCAGCCACCGCCCGTTTGATTACCGCTTTTTAGATGATGATTACGACGCGCTTTACCGTACCGAGCAACGTACTGCCGGGGTATTCACTACATTCTCTGTACTGGCCATTTTACTGGCGTGCCTTGGTTTATTTGCTATCACAGCCTTCGCGGTAGTGCAACGCACCAAAGAAATAGGCATCCGCAAAGTGTTGGGTGCAAGTATTGCCAATATCATCATGCTGATAGCAAAAGACTTTTTAGCGCTGGTAGTTGTAGCAACAATAATCGCATCACCGATAGCCTGGTACATATCCAGTAAATGGCTGCAGGATTTTGCCTATCGTATTGATATCCAATGGTGGGTGTTTGTAATAACAGGGATAGCAGCCTTATTGGTAGCGGCCGTTACAGTAAGTATCCAATCAACCAAAGCAGCCCTGGCCAACCCTGTGAAAAGCCTGAAATCGGAGTAA
- a CDS encoding ABC transporter permease, translating to MIKNYIKTAFRTLKKNLGFTAINVLGLALGLATCLLIVFYVVDELSYDKFNTKADRIYRINNDIKFGGNDQSYASSPAPLAAALVADLPEVEKTVRLINRGGNNVKKGNQNIKEDHMLFADASLFDVFTFPMIAGDPQKALVEPHTVVINETVARRYFNDPLQAVGKTLTFNDSTLYKVTGVIKDIPKQSHFNFGFFLSMSTLVESKEDAWFSNNFNTYVLLRQGADPEKFKAKLPLLMRKHAGPQLQSILHITFDQFEKAGNKYQLNLIALKDIHLKSNAVSELAPNGNIQYVYIFTAVAIFILLIACVNFMNLSTARSSNRAREVGVRKVLGSPRKYLIFQFLSESVMVTFIAAVLAVITAYLFLPVFNNMADKSFSFNVSSLSWLLPGMLVAVLVIGCLAGFYPAFFLSAFQPIEVLKGKLANGFKGSWLRSFLVVFQFSISIFLIIGTLVIYNQLQFIQHKDLGYKRDQVMIVHGTWDLGNQATAFKNEVKQLPGVLNATMTGFLPTMDYRNSSSMFPDRNLDQKKAVLAQSWTVDEDYIGTLGLKLVKGRNFNKQMGTDTAAMIINETAAKLMNVADPINKMLYVPQDNMAKTWKGYRIVGVVKDFNFNSLKTNITPVALAYGDDKGALSLKVNTANITTLMGLIKGKWKSMAPNREFNYSFMDDDFDATYRAEQRMGTIAVVFTTLAIIIACLGLFGLAAYAAEQRSKEIGIRKVLGAEVSTIVAMLSKDFIKLVLIAILVATPLAWLAMHQWLQSFAYRQNIQWWVLAVSAFLAVFIAFATISFQSIKAALMNPVKSLRSE from the coding sequence ATGATAAAAAACTATATTAAAACAGCGTTTCGTACGCTGAAGAAAAACTTAGGTTTTACAGCTATTAATGTTTTGGGGCTGGCCCTTGGGCTGGCTACTTGTTTGCTCATTGTTTTTTATGTGGTAGATGAGTTGAGTTACGACAAGTTTAACACAAAGGCCGACAGGATATACCGCATTAACAACGATATCAAATTTGGCGGCAACGATCAGTCGTACGCCAGTTCGCCCGCTCCGTTGGCAGCCGCTTTAGTAGCCGATTTGCCGGAGGTGGAGAAAACCGTTCGCCTGATAAACAGGGGAGGCAACAACGTGAAAAAAGGCAACCAGAATATTAAGGAAGATCACATGTTGTTTGCTGATGCCTCACTTTTTGATGTTTTTACATTCCCGATGATTGCAGGCGATCCGCAAAAAGCTTTGGTTGAACCACATACTGTGGTTATCAACGAAACCGTTGCCAGGCGTTATTTTAATGATCCGCTGCAAGCTGTAGGTAAAACCCTAACCTTTAATGATAGCACGCTTTATAAAGTAACGGGTGTTATAAAAGATATCCCTAAGCAATCGCACTTTAATTTTGGTTTCTTTTTATCTATGAGCACCTTAGTCGAAAGCAAGGAAGATGCCTGGTTCAGCAATAATTTTAATACCTATGTTTTATTACGCCAGGGCGCCGATCCGGAGAAGTTTAAAGCTAAATTACCGCTGTTGATGCGTAAGCACGCCGGCCCTCAGTTACAAAGTATATTGCACATTACTTTCGATCAGTTTGAAAAAGCAGGTAATAAATACCAGCTTAATTTGATAGCGCTTAAAGATATCCACCTAAAATCGAACGCTGTATCGGAACTCGCGCCCAATGGCAATATCCAGTATGTATACATTTTTACAGCGGTGGCTATTTTTATATTGCTGATAGCCTGCGTAAACTTCATGAACTTATCTACCGCCCGCTCATCAAACAGGGCGCGCGAGGTGGGGGTACGTAAAGTGCTGGGTTCACCGCGTAAATACCTTATTTTTCAGTTTTTGTCCGAGTCGGTGATGGTTACGTTTATAGCCGCCGTACTGGCTGTTATTACTGCTTATCTGTTTTTGCCGGTATTTAATAACATGGCCGATAAATCATTTAGTTTCAACGTGAGCTCATTAAGCTGGTTACTGCCAGGCATGTTAGTAGCTGTATTGGTTATAGGATGTTTGGCTGGTTTTTACCCGGCTTTCTTCCTCTCGGCGTTTCAGCCTATCGAAGTATTAAAAGGCAAACTTGCCAACGGTTTTAAAGGCAGCTGGCTCAGAAGTTTCCTGGTGGTGTTCCAGTTTTCGATATCTATTTTCCTGATTATTGGTACGTTGGTTATTTATAACCAGCTGCAGTTTATTCAACATAAAGACCTTGGCTATAAACGCGACCAGGTGATGATAGTGCATGGTACGTGGGATTTGGGTAACCAGGCCACCGCATTCAAAAACGAGGTTAAGCAATTGCCAGGTGTATTGAACGCCACCATGACGGGCTTTTTGCCCACCATGGACTACCGCAACAGCAGCAGCATGTTCCCCGACCGTAACCTTGACCAAAAGAAGGCTGTATTGGCCCAAAGCTGGACGGTTGACGAAGATTATATAGGCACCCTTGGCTTGAAGCTGGTTAAAGGCCGCAATTTTAACAAACAAATGGGCACCGATACCGCCGCGATGATCATTAACGAAACAGCTGCAAAACTGATGAACGTAGCCGACCCAATTAACAAAATGTTGTACGTTCCGCAGGATAATATGGCCAAAACCTGGAAGGGCTACCGGATAGTTGGTGTGGTGAAAGATTTTAACTTCAATTCGTTAAAAACCAATATAACCCCGGTAGCATTGGCGTACGGGGACGATAAAGGGGCGCTAAGTTTAAAAGTTAACACCGCCAACATTACCACGCTGATGGGCCTTATCAAAGGTAAATGGAAATCAATGGCACCCAACCGCGAGTTCAACTACTCGTTTATGGACGATGATTTTGATGCCACTTACCGCGCCGAGCAGCGTATGGGTACTATAGCCGTTGTGTTTACCACACTGGCCATTATTATTGCTTGCCTTGGCCTGTTTGGCCTTGCCGCCTATGCTGCCGAACAACGCAGCAAAGAAATAGGCATCCGTAAAGTATTGGGTGCCGAAGTGAGCACCATTGTTGCCATGCTGAGTAAGGATTTTATAAAACTGGTACTGATAGCCATTTTGGTAGCAACGCCTTTAGCGTGGCTGGCCATGCACCAATGGCTGCAAAGCTTTGCCTATCGCCAAAATATCCAGTGGTGGGTGTTAGCGGTATCGGCTTTCCTGGCTGTTTTTATAGCCTTTGCTACTATTAGTTTTCAATCCATCAAAGCGGCATTGATGAACCCGGTGAAGAGTTTGAGAAGCGAATAG